The proteins below come from a single Drosophila kikkawai strain 14028-0561.14 chromosome 3R, DkikHiC1v2, whole genome shotgun sequence genomic window:
- the LOC108073740 gene encoding prolyl 4-hydroxylase subunit alpha-2 has product MFPGQWFLVLMLQLGLRAASGAEFFSSIHEMTKVFGYEQKMLQQMQRFLNDNQRKLDFLKETLRDFESERNEAREWGPAYFDSPVNKYLLNKRLTVDWQRVENLMEASTGEKPLSRLQKLRNGNWMPGKGDLEGALDGILRLQFVYRLKTKDLANGILDGVDYGTQLDSEHCLDIARLALRDQHPRLAHSWLLEASDRLTGGEKSKELMPQILALLVQAKAELGDFQGMNETYQELLEIQPASEEHVRNYESFLEAQGDKVSLNESKIIEEHGPIPKEGDMVTPFQAFCLTCSGHWQPEPRELRNLRCGYMMETHPFLWIAPFKVEELNHDPLIVHYHDVIYQSEIDIIKELTRNTLKRGEVSGLNSSIVSNVRTSQTSFIPVTEHKVLETIDRRVEDMTGLSMKSAEDHQFANYGIGGHYGEHYDWFSHITLNNGIISNPEHGNRIATVLFYLSDVTQGGGTAFTYLKKLLKPIKYSAVFWHNLHASGVGDVRTQHGACPIITGSKWVQNRWLREAFQSDLRPCELWDDSLATRTQIMEILNREKEAANDSQASSE; this is encoded by the exons ATGTTCCCGGGCCAatggtttttagttttaatgcTCCAACTTGGCCTCAGAGCCGCTTCTGGGGCCGAGTTCTTCTCGTCGATACACGAGATGACAAAGGTCTTTGGCTACGAACAGAAAATGCTCCAGCAAATGCAGAGATTCCTTAATGACAACCAGCGGAAGTTGGATTTTCTGAAAGA AACCCTCCGGGACTTTGAGAGTGAACGCAACGAGGCTCGTGAGTGGGGTCCAGCGTACTTCGATAGTCcggtaaacaaatatttgctcAACAAGCGCTTGACCGTGGATTGGCAGAGGGTGGAGAACCTAATGGAGGCGTCTACTGGAGAAA AACCTTTAAGTCGCCTCCAGAAGCTAAGAAATGGCAATTGGATGCCCGGCAAAGGTGATCTGGAGGGAGCTCTCGATGGTATCCTGCGTCTGCAGTTTGTATACAGGCTAAAGACCAAGGATCTAGCCAATGGCATCCTAGATGGCGTGGATTATGG cacCCAGTTGGATTCCGAGCACTGCTTAGACATAGCTCGATTGGCCCTGAGGGATCAGCATCCTAGACTGGCACACTCCTGGCTGCTGGAGGCCAGTGACCGCTTGACTGGCGGAGAAAAGTCCAAAGAACTCATGCCACAAATCTTGGCTCTGCTAGTTCAAGCTAAGGCTGAATTGGGTGACTTCCAGGGTATGAATGAGACCTACCAGGAGCTTTTGGAAATCCAGCCAGCCAGTGAAGAGCATGTACGGAATTATGAAAGCTTCCTGGAGGCCCAAGGCGATAAGGTTTCGCTCAATGAGTCCAAAATAATTGAAGAGCATGGG ccCATTCCCAAGGAAGGTGATATGGTAACCCCGTTCCAGGCCTTTTGCCTCACCTGCAGTGGCCATTGGCAGCCCGAACCCCGTGAGCTGCGAAACCTGCGTTGCGGCTACATGATGGAGACACATCCTTTCCTTTGGATAGCTCCCTTCAAGGTGGAGGAGCTCAACCACGACCCACTCATCGTGCACTACCACGACGTGATCTACCAGAGCGAAATTGATATCATCAAGGAGTTGACCAGAAATACTTTGAAACGGGGCGAGGTTTCTGGTCTAAATTCGAGTATAGTGTCCAATGTAAGGACCAGCCAGACCTCCTTTATACCCGTGACTGAGCATAAGGTCCTGGAAACCATAGACAGGAGAGTGGAGGATATGACTGGTTTGAGCATGAAATCCGCGGAGGATCATCAGTTTGCCAACTACGGCATAGGAGGACATTACGGAGAGCACTATGACTGGTTTAGTCATATAACC tTAAACAACGGCATTATCAGTAATCCCGAACACGGCAACCGCATTGCTACTGTTCTGTTTTAT CTCTCCGATGTGACACAAGGTGGCGGGACTGCCTTTACGTATCTGAAGAAACTTTTGAAGCCAATAAAATACTCAG CTGTCTTTTGGCACAATTTGCATGCCTCAGGAGTGGGTGATGTGCGCACCCAACATGGTGCCTGCCCCATAATCACCGGTTCCAAGTGGG TACAAAATCGCTGGCTCCGTGAAGCCTTTCAATCAGATCTTCGTCCTTGCGAACTCTGGGATGATTCCTTGGCCACCCGGACTCAGATTATGGAAATTTTAAATCGAGAAAAGGAAGCTGCTAATGATAGTCAAGCTTCAAGTGAATAG